One genomic region from Verrucomicrobiia bacterium encodes:
- a CDS encoding Na(+)/H(+) antiporter subunit F (subunit F of antiporter complex involved in resistance to high concentrations of Na+, K+, Li+ and/or alkali) produces the protein MIPLMLHGGLAALGLAVLLGLWRLARGPTVLDRIVAFDLVTVSVVGMTALLTILWRTPHYLELILIFSLLGFLGTVAFTTYLQKTLDRHGDPGDHEP, from the coding sequence ATGATACCCCTGATGCTCCACGGCGGGCTGGCGGCCCTCGGATTGGCGGTCCTTCTGGGCCTTTGGCGTCTCGCCCGCGGGCCCACCGTGCTGGACCGCATCGTGGCATTTGATCTGGTCACTGTTTCGGTGGTCGGGATGACCGCCCTCCTGACCATTCTGTGGCGAACTCCCCACTACCTGGAGCTCATCCTGATCTTTTCGCTGCTTGGATTCCTCGGCACCGTGGCCTTCACCACGTACCTGCAAAAGACCCTGGACCGGCACGGGGACCCCGGTGATCACGAACCATGA
- a CDS encoding Na+/H+ antiporter subunit E, whose product MIAPTLNLALALLWLFLNPQTTLGTFLVGYGLGFSLLCLFRKVLPGDAYIRRTLAFGRFVIRFGAQFILSNVTLAEAVLFRSLDELHPNFIRVDVGDMTRAEILMLTHCISLTPGTTTVEIAPDWKSLVIHAFDAGDPRTVCEAIHRGLKRPLLEFTR is encoded by the coding sequence ATGATCGCCCCCACCCTCAACCTGGCCTTGGCGCTGCTCTGGCTGTTCCTCAACCCGCAGACCACGCTTGGCACCTTCCTCGTCGGCTACGGGCTCGGATTCTCGCTGCTCTGCCTCTTCCGCAAGGTCCTCCCCGGGGATGCCTACATCCGCCGCACCCTGGCCTTTGGCCGCTTTGTGATCCGCTTCGGAGCACAGTTCATCCTCTCCAATGTGACCCTGGCCGAGGCGGTCCTGTTCCGTTCACTTGACGAGCTGCACCCGAACTTCATCCGGGTGGACGTCGGGGACATGACCCGGGCGGAGATCCTGATGCTGACCCACTGCATCTCGCTCACCCCCGGCACCACCACCGTGGAGATTGCACCCGACTGGAAAAGCCTGGTGATCCATGCGTTTGACGCCGGGGATCCCCGCACCGTGTGTGAGGCGATCCACCGGGGACTGAAGCGTCCCCTGCTCGAATTCACCCGATGA
- a CDS encoding NADH-quinone oxidoreductase subunit K: protein MALDTILLVGVLVTCGTYLLLQRSFVRILFGFLILSNAANLFVLCTSGEPGNRLAPILDGRPGPRVDPLPQALILTAIVIGFGVTAYLVVLLYRLFLDHGTTNAADLYPPDPSTSEPLPPEES from the coding sequence ATGGCCCTTGATACGATCCTGCTGGTCGGCGTCCTCGTCACCTGCGGCACCTACCTGCTGTTGCAACGCAGTTTTGTGCGAATCCTCTTCGGTTTCCTGATCCTGTCGAACGCCGCCAACCTGTTTGTGCTGTGCACGTCCGGCGAACCGGGAAACCGGCTGGCGCCGATTCTCGATGGGCGACCCGGTCCGAGGGTGGATCCCCTGCCCCAGGCACTGATCCTGACCGCCATCGTGATCGGGTTCGGCGTGACGGCCTACCTGGTGGTTCTGCTGTACCGGCTGTTCCTCGACCACGGCACCACCAACGCCGCGGACCTGTATCCTCCGGACCCATCCACTTCGGAACCCTTGCCGCCCGAGGAGTCATGA
- a CDS encoding MnhB domain-containing protein — protein MNRLDSPILRAVARITFFLVNVFAIYLLLRGHHLPGGGFIAGLATSISMVMLLLALGVDALPGILRVEPVSLAVAGLALAAFTAVAPVLRGGEFLRHAHAGITLPLLGTIEVGTPLLFDTGVFLLVIGVTCKMIIVLARSTLGEPALGWRERRRFAAPVETPIEEDAPPGVDGIRTPDQRKDRHGP, from the coding sequence ATGAACCGCCTCGACAGTCCCATCCTTCGCGCGGTCGCCCGGATCACCTTCTTCCTGGTGAACGTGTTCGCCATCTACCTCCTGCTGCGGGGACATCACCTCCCAGGAGGCGGGTTCATCGCCGGCTTGGCCACCTCGATCTCCATGGTGATGCTCCTGCTGGCACTGGGCGTGGACGCCCTGCCCGGAATTCTGCGGGTCGAACCGGTGTCGCTCGCCGTGGCGGGACTGGCACTGGCCGCATTCACTGCGGTGGCGCCGGTCCTCCGGGGTGGTGAGTTCCTGCGTCACGCCCATGCCGGAATCACCCTGCCACTGCTCGGAACGATTGAAGTCGGCACCCCGCTGCTCTTCGACACGGGGGTCTTCCTCCTCGTGATCGGGGTGACGTGCAAAATGATCATTGTTCTGGCCCGCTCCACCCTCGGAGAGCCGGCGCTTGGCTGGCGGGAACGGCGGCGGTTTGCCGCCCCGGTGGAGACGCCGATCGAGGAGGACGCCCCTCCCGGGGTGGACGGAATCCGGACGCCCGACCAGAGGAAGGATCGCCATGGCCCTTGA